A genomic segment from Nicotiana tabacum cultivar K326 chromosome 7, ASM71507v2, whole genome shotgun sequence encodes:
- the LOC107791856 gene encoding pyrophosphate-energized vacuolar membrane proton pump-like codes for MGLMSEASTQILIPVAALVGIGFALLQWFLVSKVKISGGSELEDGCNDMLIEEDVQEEGIDSDATVAKCAEIQKAISEGATSFLFTEYKYLGIFMVVFGAIIFLFLGSVKNFSTESQPCTFNKENLCKPALANAIFTTIAFFLGALTSALSGFLGMKIATYANARTTLEARKSIGKAFVTAFRSGAVMGFLLAANGLLVLYVSINLFKLYYGDDWEGLYESITGYGLGGSSMALFGRVGGGIYTKAADVGADLVGKVERNIPEDDPRNPAVIADNVGDNVGDIAGMGSDLFGSYAESSCAALFVASISSFGSSHDYSAMSYPLIISSMGIIVCLITTLFATDMFEIKNVTEIEPSLKRQLVISTVLMTVGIAFVSFFTLPSEFTIFDFGTEKVVKNWHIFFCVSIGLWAGLVIGYTTEYYTSSAYSPVQDVADSCRTGAATNVIFGLALGYKSVIIPIFAIAASIYVSFSLAAMYGIAVAALGMLSTIATGLAIDAYGPISDNAGGIAEMAGMSHSIRERTDALDAAGNTTAAIGKGFAIGSAALVSLALFGAYVSRAGIKTVDVLAPKVFIGLIVGAMLPYWFSAMTMKSVGSAALKMVEEVRRQFNSIPGLMEGTAKPDYATCVKISTDASLKEMIPPGALVMLTPLIAGTFFGVETLAGVLAGSLVSGVQVAISASNTGGAWDNAKKYIEAGATEHARALGPKGSDAHKAAVIGDTVGDPLKDTSGPSLNILIKLMAVESLVFAPFFATHGGLLFKLL; via the exons ATGGGGTTGATGAGTGAGGCCTCGACACAGATTCTGATACCTGTAGCTGCTCTTGTTGGCATTGGTTTTGCTCTGCTTCAGTGGTTTCTGGTCTCAAAGGTCAAAATCTCTGGCGGGTCGGAATTGGAAGATGGATGCAATGACATGTTGATTGAAGAAGATGTACAAGAAGAAGGCATTGATTCTGATGCGACTGTTGCCAAATGTGCTGAGATTCAGAAAGCCATTTCTGAAG GGGCAACATCCTTCCTGTTCACGGAGTACAAATACCTCGGCATATTCATGGTGGTATTTGGAGCAATCATTTTTCTCTTCCTTGGATCagtaaaaaacttcagcacagaAAGCCAGCCTTGCACTTTCAACAAAGAAAATCTTTGCAAACCAGCCTTAGCCAATGCTATCTTCACCACCATTGCCTTCTTTCTGGGGGCCCTAACTTCAGCCCTCTCTGGTTTCCTTGGAATGAAAATTGCAACATATGCCAATGCAAGAACCACTCTGGAAGCAAGGAAAAGCATTGGGAAGGCGTTTGTTACAGCTTTCCGCTCTGGTGCAGTTATGGGATTCCTACTTGCTGCCAATGGTCTCTTAGTTCTTTATGTCTCAATCAACTTATTTAAGCTGTACTATGGAGATGATTGGGAGGGTCTATATGAATCTATTACTGGTTACGGTCTTGGAGGATCTTCAATGGCTCTCTTTGGAAGAGTTGGAGGAGGTATCTATACAAAAGCAGCAGATGTTGGCGCTGATCTAGTTGGAAAAGTTGAACGTAATATTCCTGAAGATGATCCGCGTAATCCAGCT GTTATAGCAGACAATGTAGGTGATAATGTAGGGGATATTGCAGGAATGGGCTCGGATTTATTCGGTTCCTATGCTGAGTCATCATGTGCAGCATTGTTTGTTGCATCCATTTCATCCTTTGGTAGCAGCCATGACTACTCAGCTATGTCTTATCCTCTGATTATCAGCTCAATGGGAATTATTGTTTGCCTCATAACTACTCTTTTTGCAACCGATATGTTTGAGATAAAGAATGTGACTGAGATTGAACCATCTTTGAAGAGGCAACTTGTCATCTCAACTGTTCTGATGACCGTTGGAATTGCTTTTGTCAGCTTCTTCACTTTGCCATCAGAATTCACTATTTTCGACTTTGGAACGGAGAAAGTAGTGAAGAACTG GCACATATTCTTCTGTGTTTCAATTGGTTTATGGGCTGGGTTGGTCATTGGTTATACTACTGAATATTACACGAGCAGTGCTTACAG TCCAGTTCAGGATGTGGCAGATTCTTGCAGGACTGGTGCTGCGACAAATGTTATATTTGGATTAGCTCTTGGATATAAATCTGTTATCATTCCCATATTTGCCATTGCCGCTTCTATATATGTGAGCTTCAGCTTGGCTGCTATGTATGGCATTGCAGTCGCTGCTCTGGGAATGCTTAGCACTATAGCCACAGGGCTCGCAATAGATGCTTATGGCCCTATCAGTGATAATGCCGGTGGTATTGCAGAGATGGCTGGCATGAGCCATAGCATCCGTGAAAGGACTGATGCTCTCGATGCTGCTGGAAACACAACTGCTGCAATTGGCAAG GGTTTCGCGATTGGATCAGCTGCACTTGTCTCTCTTGCTTTATTTGGTGCCTATGTGAGCAGAGCTGGTATCAAAACTGTCGATGTCTTGGCACCAAAGGTCTTCATTGGGTTGATAGTAGGGGCTATGCTTCCGTACTGGTTCTCAGCCATGACAATGAAGAGTGTAGGAAGTGCAGCTCTGAAAATGGTTGAAGAAGTTCGTAGGCAATTCAATAGTATCCCAGGATTAATGGAAGGAACAGCAAAACCAGACTATGCAACTTGTGTTAAAATCTCAACAGATGCTTCCCTCAAAGAGATGATCCCACCAGGAGCTTTGGTCATGTTAACACCTCTTATTGCTGGTACCTTTTTTGGTGTTGAAACACTAGCTGGTGTGCTCGCTGGTTCGCTCGTTTCTGGTGTTCAA GTTGCAATTTCAGCTTCAAACACAGGTGGGGCATGGGATAATGCCAAGAAGTACATAGAG gctGGTGCAACAGAACATGCTAGAGCATTAGGACCAAAGGGATCAGATGCTCACAAGGCTGCAGTTATAGGAGATACAGTTGGTGATCCTCTAAAAGACACTTCAGGTCCATCATTGAATATACTGATCAAGCTCATGGCTGTTGAATCTTTGGTCTTTGCTCCTTTCTTTGCTACTCATGGAGGACTCCTCTTTAAGTTACTGTAG
- the LOC107811777 gene encoding RNA pseudouridine synthase 1, translated as MTVKFPLGQIPLLSSSGRIFRRHRFISIMANQRSYFDSATAANTNYPIPLSPPMPDISKEIEPHRALTASSKSALFTLSRSHVIFEDEWLIAVNKPQGIYCESVLSSLPALLKDNGANVSELHLANRLDRDTSGVMLITKLHKVAAKFVKAFTDHKVRKTYLAFCVGLAPKWEKITVKSGHGRSKYGAWRVYAASDVGRKLPGGSLVKDMETTFEVLSVNSGFKEVSDLQKDEAVVIVQEKSVIGCDLKNDEILVRARPRSGRTHQIRLHCQYLGIPIRGDVRYEGVYDWKGSRYDGHDLHAESLSFEHPITGKPILLQAPPPSWAIQPLRSQFE; from the exons ATGACAGTAAAGTTCCCTCTTGGTCAAATACCTTTGCTCAGTTCATCTGGCAGAATCTTCCGACGCCATCGATTCATCTCCATCATGGCGAACCAAAGAAGCTACTTTGATTCAGCCACAGCGGCAAACACAAACTACCCAATTCCATTATCTCCGCCAATGCCTGACATATCTAAGGAAATAGAGCCGCATAGAGCCTTAACTGCTTCTTCAAAATCCGCTCTTTTTACTCTTTCTAGAAGCCATGTTATCTTTGAAGATGAATGGCTCATTGCGGTTAATAAGCCCCAAGGAATTTACTGTGAGAGTGTTTTGTCTTCACTCCCTGCTTTACTTAAAGACAATG GGGCTAATGTTTCCGAGCTTCATTTAGCTAATAGACTTGATCGTGATACGAGTGGTGTGATGTTGATTACTAAGTTGCACAAAGTAGCAGCTAAGTTTGTAAAAGCATTTACAGACCATAAGGTACGGAAAACATACCTGGCTTTCTGTGTTGGGCTTGCTCCAAAATGGGAAAAAATAACTGTTAAATCAGGTCATGGCCGATCAAAATATGGAGCTTGGCGTGTTTATGCTGCATCAGATGTGGGCAGGAAACTGCCAGGTGGATCACTTGTTAAAGACATGGAGACCACTTTTGAAGTATTATCAGTGAACAGTGGTTTTAAAGAGGTCTCTGACTTACAAAAAGATGAAGCTGTAGTCATAGTTCAAGAGAAATCAGTCATTGGTTGTGACTTGAAGAACGATGAGATTTTGGTCAGGGCACGCCCTCGAAGCGGAAGAACACATCAAATTCGCTTGCATTGCCAGTATCTTGGAATTCCTATACGAGGAGATGTACGATATGAAGGTGTCTATGATTGGAAAGGCAGCAGATATGATGGTCATGATCTTCATGCAGAAAGTTTATCTTTTGAGCATCCTATTACTGGGAAACCAATCCTGCTTCAGGCACCTCCACCTTCGTGGGCTATTCAACCTTTAAGGTCTCAGTTCGAGTAA